In a genomic window of Gloeocapsopsis dulcis:
- a CDS encoding glycosyltransferase family 4 protein, which yields MKTILLATDRKFWRQEQGSAKRISDLYKYLVRKKFDVFIFFIGKLTNTEIDLIKLAYDNEFKVFNKGCGFLSIDCNTTAQSDILIKGKLLLKKKTRLLRNLFFNKSLTAHNKQSEKLEIINFFSQEHQNYFRTVYQELNPQAIIVEYIRLAYLVQDFDKVGTQSLTLIDTHDVAYERYQRFRANGESEIRITAEEEKQLLSRFDVILAIQNKDKETFKEMLPEYHVIQVGHPSKPKKHEFLNKLPINITYVAGPNASNKRAITHFLEKVWGKLIAKFKHNIKLHIVGRICEELTDVELPANVQLTGWIDDLESVYEEADIVINPVYFGSGLKIKNVEALCHSKPLVTTTVGAEGLEHGINDAFLVSDHPKEAFEQISTLIESEEIRKKFSDKAYAFACQNLAEDKVYRELYQVLNNST from the coding sequence ATGAAAACGATCCTACTCGCTACAGATCGCAAATTTTGGCGTCAAGAGCAAGGCTCAGCAAAAAGAATTTCTGACTTGTATAAATATTTAGTCCGAAAAAAGTTTGATGTTTTTATTTTTTTTATTGGCAAGCTGACAAACACAGAAATTGATTTGATTAAACTTGCCTACGACAATGAGTTCAAGGTATTTAATAAAGGATGTGGCTTTTTAAGTATTGATTGCAACACTACTGCTCAATCTGATATCTTGATAAAAGGAAAACTTTTGCTTAAGAAAAAAACAAGATTACTGAGGAACTTATTTTTTAATAAATCTTTAACAGCTCACAATAAGCAGAGTGAAAAACTAGAAATTATTAATTTTTTTAGTCAAGAGCATCAAAACTATTTTCGTACTGTATATCAAGAGTTAAATCCACAGGCAATTATTGTTGAATATATTAGACTTGCCTATTTAGTCCAAGACTTTGATAAAGTGGGGACACAATCATTAACTTTGATCGATACACATGATGTCGCGTATGAAAGATATCAAAGATTTCGAGCAAATGGCGAATCAGAAATAAGAATTACAGCAGAAGAGGAAAAACAGCTATTAAGTCGCTTTGATGTTATACTAGCAATTCAAAATAAAGATAAGGAAACTTTTAAGGAGATGCTCCCTGAGTATCATGTCATTCAGGTAGGACATCCAAGTAAACCTAAAAAACATGAATTTTTAAATAAATTACCTATTAATATTACGTATGTTGCCGGACCTAATGCTTCTAATAAAAGAGCGATCACGCATTTTCTCGAAAAGGTGTGGGGTAAGCTCATAGCAAAATTCAAGCACAATATTAAGTTACACATAGTAGGAAGAATTTGCGAGGAATTAACTGATGTTGAACTTCCTGCTAATGTTCAGCTAACTGGATGGATTGATGACTTAGAAAGTGTATACGAAGAAGCAGATATTGTTATTAACCCAGTGTATTTTGGATCAGGGCTTAAAATAAAAAACGTTGAAGCTTTATGTCATAGCAAGCCTTTAGTTACTACTACAGTTGGTGCTGAAGGATTAGAACACGGAATCAATGATGCATTTTTAGTGAGCGATCATCCGAAAGAAGCGTTTGAGCAGATATCTACACTCATTGAAAGTGAAGAAATAAGAAAGAAATTTTCAGACAAAGCTTATGCTTTCGCTTGTCAAAACTTAGCTGAAGATAAGGTGTATCGAGAGCTTTATCAAGTTTTAAATAATTCAACTTAA
- the kdsA gene encoding 3-deoxy-8-phosphooctulonate synthase has translation MIQTQITNNISIGDNCPLTLIGGPCVIESGDFTLFMAEQIAKVCDRLGISFIFKSSFDKANRTSINSFRGQNLETGLQILQRVKEEVGVPVLTDIHESYQAATVAEVVDVLQIPAFLCRQTDLLLAAAATGKVVNVKKGQFLGPWDMKNVVRKLESGGTKRILLTERGTSFGYNTLVVDFRSLPQMREFGYPVVFDATHSVQMPGGQGDKSGGQRQFVPYLARAAAAIGIDALFMEVHENPDTAPSDGPNMIPLAELESVLKQVLNVRNSLQAVPTTV, from the coding sequence ATGATTCAGACTCAAATTACAAACAATATTTCAATTGGTGACAACTGTCCTCTTACTTTAATTGGTGGTCCTTGTGTGATTGAATCTGGGGACTTTACACTATTTATGGCAGAACAGATCGCCAAGGTGTGCGATCGCTTAGGTATTTCGTTCATCTTTAAATCTTCCTTTGATAAAGCTAACCGTACCTCAATCAATTCTTTCCGAGGACAAAACTTAGAAACTGGACTGCAAATTCTCCAACGAGTTAAAGAAGAAGTCGGAGTTCCTGTTCTCACCGATATTCACGAAAGTTATCAAGCTGCAACTGTAGCAGAAGTTGTTGATGTCCTGCAAATTCCAGCTTTTTTATGTCGCCAAACTGATTTATTACTCGCCGCTGCTGCGACAGGTAAAGTTGTCAATGTGAAAAAAGGACAATTTTTAGGTCCTTGGGATATGAAAAATGTTGTACGCAAGCTAGAGTCAGGAGGAACCAAGCGAATTCTGTTGACTGAACGCGGTACAAGTTTCGGCTACAACACTTTAGTTGTCGATTTTCGTTCGCTACCGCAAATGCGCGAGTTTGGATATCCTGTCGTCTTTGATGCGACTCACAGCGTACAAATGCCAGGGGGACAAGGTGATAAATCAGGAGGACAGCGCCAGTTTGTCCCATACTTAGCCCGCGCTGCTGCCGCTATTGGGATAGATGCACTATTTATGGAAGTTCACGAGAATCCTGATACTGCACCTAGCGATGGTCCGAATATGATTCCTTTAGCTGAACTAGAATCTGTTCTCAAGCAAGTTCTTAACGTGCGTAATAGTTTGCAAGCTGTCCCCACAACGGTGTAA
- a CDS encoding KdsC family phosphatase translates to MTVISASELRSRLSQVKLLALDVDGVLTDGGLYYTEMGQVLRKFNIKDGQGIKLLKQAGVEVAIITAKSALSTLNRAQDLGITHTFLGVKDKLAQLKTLCQKLNISLSQVAYVGDDVNDIEVLQAVGCPMTVADAMAINQSIAVYITKLPGGQGAVREICEMLVASCR, encoded by the coding sequence ATGACAGTTATTTCTGCATCAGAATTGCGATCGCGTTTATCACAAGTTAAGCTTCTAGCCTTAGACGTCGATGGCGTACTCACCGATGGCGGACTTTACTACACAGAAATGGGTCAAGTTCTGCGCAAATTCAATATTAAAGATGGTCAAGGAATTAAGCTGTTAAAGCAAGCTGGTGTAGAAGTTGCCATTATTACTGCTAAATCTGCATTATCAACACTCAATCGCGCTCAAGATTTAGGCATTACTCACACTTTCTTAGGAGTAAAAGATAAACTTGCTCAGTTGAAAACTCTTTGTCAAAAACTAAATATCTCACTTTCTCAAGTAGCCTATGTTGGCGATGATGTTAACGATATTGAGGTCTTGCAAGCTGTCGGTTGTCCGATGACAGTTGCTGATGCAATGGCTATAAATCAAAGTATTGCAGTTTATATCACTAAACTACCTGGAGGACAAGGGGCGGTTAGAGAAATTTGCGAGATGCTAGTTGCTAGTTGTCGATAG
- a CDS encoding polysialyltransferase family glycosyltransferase — protein MSQTKTIKRLVACFGSIQLVTALSVLSYRVKEQQELNYSYEDYLVITPLFAPQGQNEEFSAFIEKMANSIYSWKKIVYLSLEQTKFLTDQTNSSSLAEVAKLVHDLVGVESPDEIYLARTWNPENQLLMNVYESAEKICYGDGIGIYFSHVAFLPQNASQEAVSLSSLYQNFKKQIKGVLPKKKKFCKQEFDIGYFSLPYAFGEVPPMETVVLDRSVYLRTFQTLRKGLNDLIDADYIKNLKANLQNHSVSILLSSNFSEAHRMPIEKEVKAYREFLLKKGIPPNSILLIKPHPRDSKQKILQLQSELNDLYAKVILLNEDFLFYLPFEVLFMELFLKFDLTQSQTPRIFTFSSACLTLEFLFDAECVVGFGRDIVEKYFYTEHIEGRIKHEVDLQSTISEVRDLIAV, from the coding sequence ATGTCACAAACAAAAACAATCAAGCGTTTGGTAGCTTGCTTTGGTAGTATTCAATTAGTTACAGCTTTATCAGTTCTAAGCTATAGAGTTAAAGAACAGCAAGAATTAAACTATAGCTATGAAGATTACCTTGTCATTACTCCTTTATTTGCCCCTCAAGGACAAAATGAGGAGTTTTCTGCTTTTATAGAAAAGATGGCTAACTCCATCTACTCCTGGAAAAAAATTGTTTATCTCTCATTGGAACAAACAAAGTTCTTGACAGATCAAACTAATTCTTCTAGCCTAGCTGAAGTCGCTAAATTAGTTCACGACCTGGTAGGAGTTGAGAGTCCTGATGAAATCTATCTTGCCAGAACATGGAATCCAGAAAACCAACTCTTGATGAATGTTTATGAATCTGCTGAAAAAATTTGCTACGGAGACGGTATTGGAATTTACTTCTCCCATGTAGCTTTTTTACCACAAAATGCATCACAGGAAGCTGTTTCCTTAAGTAGTTTGTATCAGAATTTCAAAAAACAAATCAAAGGAGTTTTGCCCAAAAAGAAAAAATTTTGCAAACAAGAGTTTGATATTGGTTATTTCTCATTACCATATGCTTTTGGCGAAGTTCCACCGATGGAAACCGTAGTTTTGGATAGGTCAGTTTATTTAAGAACTTTTCAAACTCTTAGAAAAGGATTAAATGACTTAATTGATGCTGATTACATTAAAAACCTAAAAGCAAATCTGCAAAATCATTCTGTATCCATTCTCCTGTCTTCCAACTTTTCTGAGGCGCATAGAATGCCTATAGAAAAAGAAGTTAAGGCATATAGAGAATTTTTGTTAAAAAAAGGCATACCACCTAACTCAATTCTTTTAATCAAACCGCATCCGCGAGACTCAAAACAAAAGATTCTACAACTGCAATCAGAATTAAATGATCTTTATGCAAAAGTTATTTTGCTGAACGAGGATTTTTTATTCTATCTTCCTTTTGAAGTTTTATTCATGGAGTTGTTTCTCAAATTTGATCTTACTCAGTCGCAAACTCCCAGAATATTTACTTTTAGTTCAGCCTGCTTGACACTTGAGTTTTTGTTTGATGCTGAGTGTGTTGTAGGTTTTGGGAGAGATATTGTAGAAAAATATTTCTACACAGAGCATATCGAAGGAAGAATTAAACATGAAGTAGATTTGCAATCAACAATTAGTGAAGTTAGAGACTTGATTGCTGTCTAA
- a CDS encoding FAD-dependent oxidoreductase: MIIDALSIPENTIIEKDICIVGGGAAGITIARELRNQPYEVCILESGGFDFEQATQSLYDGANAGISYFPLGEARARYLGGSTNLWGGWSRPFDEVDFEKRSWVPYSGWPVTRSELLPYYHRAQQACHLGPYAYDVSSWEETLKQLQCDRLPLNEAQVETCIWQVIPPTHLRFGEAYRTELEQAKNVSTYLHANVLEIETNDTAQAVTRLQVASLDGKKFWVKAKVFILAVGGIENPRLLLLANKVQRCGLGNQHDLVGRFFMEHPLLKSGKVQFSQPAGLYTQKVIQAGELYMGAGFNLPQAVQEREQLLNFSTRLLPVRDEGLEAFQRLRHRIPQTKTPEAFPKIVQGHRYRNNTSIVNDLGKVVTHLDSVVAKIYTKLLKSNAVQQPQGYNTLMIGEQAPNPDSRVTLSPERDKLGLNRVKLDWRLNSLDKYTMLRSQQLVAQELERSGVGQLQIELTNDDASWQSLTSSYHHMGTTRMSSSPKQGVVDENCRIHGMGNLYVAGSSVFPTGGHSNPTLTIVALSIRLADRVKAQMSSANAIGAMVGSGL; this comes from the coding sequence ATGATCATTGATGCATTATCAATACCAGAAAATACAATCATCGAAAAAGACATTTGTATAGTTGGTGGAGGGGCTGCAGGAATTACAATTGCACGAGAACTACGTAACCAACCTTATGAAGTCTGCATTTTAGAAAGTGGTGGATTCGATTTCGAGCAAGCTACACAGTCGCTATATGATGGTGCGAACGCTGGTATTTCATATTTTCCTCTAGGTGAGGCACGGGCGCGATATCTTGGTGGTTCGACTAACTTGTGGGGTGGGTGGAGTCGTCCATTTGATGAGGTTGATTTTGAAAAACGTTCGTGGGTGCCTTATAGTGGCTGGCCTGTGACTAGATCTGAGCTATTGCCATACTACCACCGCGCCCAGCAAGCTTGTCATCTGGGACCTTATGCTTACGATGTATCATCCTGGGAAGAAACTTTAAAACAACTGCAATGCGATCGCCTACCTTTGAACGAAGCCCAAGTCGAAACTTGTATTTGGCAAGTGATCCCACCGACGCACCTGCGCTTTGGCGAAGCATACCGAACCGAACTCGAACAAGCAAAAAATGTTTCTACTTATCTCCACGCCAATGTCCTAGAAATCGAAACGAATGATACTGCACAAGCTGTAACTCGACTCCAAGTTGCAAGTCTTGATGGTAAAAAGTTCTGGGTGAAAGCTAAAGTCTTTATTCTAGCTGTTGGTGGAATTGAAAATCCCCGCTTGCTGTTACTAGCAAACAAAGTTCAAAGGTGTGGATTAGGCAATCAACATGACCTAGTTGGTAGATTCTTCATGGAACACCCTTTACTTAAATCAGGTAAAGTGCAGTTTTCTCAGCCAGCTGGTTTATATACTCAGAAAGTTATTCAAGCTGGCGAGTTATATATGGGTGCAGGGTTTAACCTTCCCCAAGCAGTTCAAGAACGCGAACAATTACTCAACTTCAGTACAAGGCTGTTACCTGTAAGGGATGAGGGGCTAGAAGCTTTTCAACGACTGAGACATCGAATTCCGCAAACGAAAACACCCGAAGCTTTCCCTAAAATTGTGCAAGGTCATCGCTATCGCAATAACACTTCGATTGTGAATGACCTAGGTAAAGTCGTGACACATCTTGATAGTGTTGTTGCAAAAATTTATACCAAATTACTTAAATCCAATGCTGTGCAGCAACCTCAAGGTTACAACACGCTGATGATTGGCGAACAAGCCCCTAACCCAGATAGCCGAGTGACATTAAGTCCAGAACGTGACAAATTAGGACTCAATCGTGTCAAACTCGACTGGCGCTTAAATTCACTTGATAAGTATACAATGTTGCGATCGCAGCAACTTGTTGCACAAGAACTAGAGCGTTCTGGAGTTGGTCAACTGCAAATTGAGCTTACTAATGACGACGCCTCATGGCAATCACTCACTAGTTCATATCACCATATGGGGACAACTCGGATGAGTAGCAGTCCCAAACAAGGTGTCGTTGACGAAAACTGTCGTATTCATGGAATGGGCAATTTGTACGTAGCTGGTAGTTCTGTTTTCCCGACAGGGGGACACTCAAACCCAACACTGACAATTGTCGCTTTATCAATTCGCTTGGCTGATCGTGTGAAAGCACAGATGAGTTCTGCTAATGCAATCGGTGCAATGGTTGGTAGCGGTCTGTAA
- a CDS encoding glycosyltransferase family 4 protein, whose product MKVLHLWTSDSGKLGGGGAVSMHRLHLGLRGAGVNSQILCENKTTESREVQVLERWSRWETAGTYLKKFTSRLGLNDIHRISSFKIKQHPAYIDTEILHFHGTHSGFINYLALPSLTANKPAVFTLCDMWAFTGHCAFSYDCDRWKIGCGKCPYPDSNPYIRRDGTRIEWKLKEWIYNHSNITFVTKSKWLTQVARQSILNRHPIYEIPNGIDTEIYQPLNREECRAQLGIPQNKNVLMFAAVRLDHFQKGGDLLLKALQSLPASLKAETVLVIIGHGGEAIAQAVGMPTLNLGYVSDDRHKAACYSAADLFLFPTRAETFGNVALESMACGTPVVSFKVGGVPDLVRHGITGYLATPEDAQDFSNGIAQLLTQSSSDMSQQCRAIASQEYSVELCAQRHLKLYNHILENSSVSSQQRVAFS is encoded by the coding sequence GTGAAAGTTCTTCACTTGTGGACAAGTGATTCGGGTAAGCTGGGTGGAGGTGGTGCTGTTTCAATGCATCGCCTTCATTTAGGACTCAGAGGCGCTGGCGTTAATTCTCAGATTTTGTGTGAAAACAAAACAACAGAGTCTCGTGAGGTGCAAGTCCTTGAACGTTGGTCGAGATGGGAAACAGCCGGAACATACCTCAAAAAATTCACATCAAGACTTGGATTAAACGATATCCACCGAATTAGTTCCTTCAAAATCAAACAACATCCGGCTTACATCGACACTGAAATCCTCCACTTTCACGGCACTCACAGCGGTTTTATTAATTATTTAGCACTGCCTTCGTTAACAGCAAACAAGCCTGCAGTATTTACGCTTTGTGATATGTGGGCTTTTACAGGACACTGCGCTTTTAGTTACGACTGCGATCGCTGGAAAATTGGCTGCGGGAAATGTCCTTATCCTGACTCGAATCCGTATATCCGCCGCGACGGTACGCGCATTGAGTGGAAGCTCAAAGAATGGATCTACAATCACTCCAACATTACATTTGTCACCAAGAGTAAGTGGTTAACCCAAGTCGCACGACAAAGTATCCTGAACCGCCATCCAATCTATGAAATTCCTAACGGGATCGATACTGAAATCTATCAGCCACTGAATCGCGAAGAATGTCGCGCCCAACTAGGAATTCCCCAAAATAAAAACGTCCTTATGTTCGCAGCGGTGCGTTTAGATCACTTCCAAAAAGGGGGCGATTTACTGCTTAAAGCTTTACAAAGCCTCCCAGCATCGCTTAAAGCTGAAACAGTATTAGTGATTATCGGTCATGGCGGTGAAGCGATCGCCCAAGCTGTAGGAATGCCCACACTCAATCTCGGTTATGTGAGTGACGATCGCCACAAAGCGGCTTGTTATTCGGCTGCTGATTTGTTTTTGTTTCCCACTCGTGCTGAAACTTTTGGTAACGTCGCTTTAGAAAGTATGGCGTGTGGTACGCCTGTTGTCTCGTTTAAAGTTGGTGGCGTTCCTGATTTAGTGCGACATGGTATCACAGGATACCTCGCTACACCCGAAGATGCTCAAGACTTTAGTAATGGTATTGCACAACTACTCACACAATCTTCTAGTGACATGAGTCAACAGTGTCGGGCGATCGCATCTCAAGAATACTCCGTTGAATTATGCGCGCAACGACATCTCAAGTTGTATAACCACATTCTCGAAAATTCGTCAGTATCTTCTCAGCAACGAGTTGCTTTTAGTTAA
- a CDS encoding beta-1,6-N-acetylglucosaminyltransferase, translating into MICYFIQSHKNPEQILRLVRVIKQSSPYSQVLINHDFSTSYLDLSSLSHYSGIDLIQRKKPAKRGDSSLLAMYLDAIDWLFTHNLDFDWLVCLSGQDYPTQPISTIENFLTQTEHDGFIRYWDVLSPKSLWGKAGEKRFFGQYISLPEWTSWFLRKLGRIEPFTPLLVQWRFSLLGLKAKSHPFNEQFKCYGGWYWNTLSRKCVKYFREYLHEHPEVLKYYQKTLAPEESIMQTVLVNSQQFNLCNDDKRFVEFPADIRSGNARLLTTEDYPKITHGDFHFARKIDSQHDSQLLDMLDERVFYCMITS; encoded by the coding sequence ATGATTTGCTACTTTATTCAAAGCCACAAAAACCCCGAACAAATTCTGCGACTAGTGCGAGTGATTAAACAATCAAGTCCTTATTCTCAGGTCTTGATCAATCATGACTTTAGTACTTCCTACCTCGATTTATCTAGTCTCAGTCATTACTCGGGAATTGACTTAATCCAACGCAAAAAACCTGCCAAACGTGGTGATTCATCTTTACTCGCGATGTATCTTGATGCTATCGATTGGCTATTTACTCATAATTTAGATTTTGATTGGCTTGTCTGTCTTTCTGGTCAAGATTATCCCACGCAACCAATATCGACCATTGAGAATTTTTTGACTCAAACTGAACACGATGGTTTTATTCGTTATTGGGATGTGCTTTCACCAAAAAGTCTTTGGGGTAAAGCAGGAGAAAAACGCTTTTTTGGGCAGTATATCAGCTTGCCGGAGTGGACGAGTTGGTTTCTTAGAAAACTAGGAAGAATTGAACCTTTTACGCCACTTTTAGTGCAGTGGCGATTTTCACTTTTGGGGCTAAAAGCTAAATCTCATCCTTTTAATGAGCAATTTAAATGTTATGGCGGGTGGTATTGGAACACGCTATCGAGAAAATGTGTTAAATATTTTAGAGAATATTTGCATGAGCATCCTGAAGTTTTAAAATACTATCAAAAAACTCTGGCTCCAGAAGAATCAATTATGCAAACTGTTTTGGTAAACAGTCAACAATTTAATTTGTGCAATGATGATAAACGTTTTGTAGAGTTTCCTGCTGATATTCGCAGTGGAAATGCTCGGTTATTAACAACTGAAGATTATCCTAAAATCACTCATGGCGATTTTCATTTTGCGCGAAAGATTGATAGTCAGCACGATAGTCAACTATTAGATATGCTTGACGAAAGAGTATTTTATTGTATGATAACTAGCTAG
- a CDS encoding DapH/DapD/GlmU-related protein, producing MKNQNSASALYRKESLITALIEWIPRGPGIVLRNSIYRSIFAQIGHSVRIQAGVEFIQPRHIEIGNNVNINRGAFLSSAVLTNKTQPSNNKICIGDRVHIESGVRINTAGENCSIHLHEQVNLDCGVDIKAHDCGLIEIGAATYIGPYTCIAGPGSVKIGKNCLIASHSGIYANNHKFADPSCNIREQGLTCKGVVIEDDCWLGTGVKVLDGVTIGKGSVIGAGAVVTKDIPPYTVAVGVPAKVISQRQLHQELLYQTHQVR from the coding sequence ATGAAAAATCAAAATTCTGCATCTGCATTGTATAGAAAAGAATCATTAATTACTGCTTTAATTGAATGGATTCCTAGAGGACCAGGAATCGTTTTAAGAAACTCAATTTATCGCTCTATCTTTGCTCAAATAGGTCATTCAGTGCGGATTCAAGCTGGGGTTGAATTTATCCAACCACGTCATATAGAAATTGGTAATAATGTCAATATTAACCGTGGTGCTTTTTTAAGTAGTGCTGTTCTCACAAATAAAACTCAGCCAAGTAATAATAAAATTTGCATTGGCGATCGCGTCCACATTGAATCTGGTGTGCGGATTAATACCGCCGGAGAAAATTGCAGCATTCATCTTCACGAACAAGTCAATCTAGACTGTGGAGTTGATATCAAAGCACACGATTGCGGGTTAATCGAGATCGGTGCAGCAACCTACATTGGTCCTTACACTTGTATCGCGGGTCCTGGTTCGGTCAAAATTGGTAAAAACTGCTTGATAGCATCACATTCAGGAATTTACGCTAATAATCATAAATTTGCCGATCCCAGCTGTAATATTCGAGAACAAGGATTGACTTGTAAAGGAGTTGTCATCGAAGATGACTGTTGGTTAGGTACTGGAGTCAAAGTCTTAGATGGCGTCACGATTGGCAAAGGTAGCGTTATCGGTGCGGGCGCAGTAGTCACCAAAGATATTCCTCCCTATACGGTTGCTGTTGGTGTTCCAGCTAAAGTTATTTCACAACGGCAGTTACATCAAGAATTGTTGTACCAAACACATCAGGTCAGATAA
- a CDS encoding acyltransferase — MVSTSSQIWTRFSNTWQSRGVSGVATTTWAAFWMQFAALGGIGRITTWIATWFAPPYYARRRLARFNSKGYIAPSATIYHSQIKLGKHIFIGDRVTIFEDKKQPNINSGSVELADRVHLYGDTIIQTGECGTLKIGSDTHIQPRCQFSAYRAAIQIGRGVQIAPNCAFYPYDHGIDPGELISKQPLQTKGGIVVEDDAWLGFGVIVLDGVRIGKGAVVGAGAVVNRDIPDGAIAVGVPARVVGMRSNG; from the coding sequence ATGGTATCTACTTCATCTCAAATCTGGACTCGGTTTTCTAACACCTGGCAATCTCGCGGAGTAAGCGGCGTTGCGACAACAACTTGGGCAGCATTTTGGATGCAATTTGCAGCATTAGGAGGCATTGGACGCATCACAACTTGGATTGCAACCTGGTTTGCTCCCCCCTATTATGCGCGTCGTCGTTTGGCAAGATTTAACTCTAAAGGCTATATCGCCCCCAGTGCAACGATTTATCACTCACAGATAAAACTCGGTAAACACATTTTTATTGGTGATCGCGTCACGATCTTTGAAGATAAAAAGCAGCCAAATATTAATAGTGGTTCTGTCGAACTTGCCGATCGAGTTCATCTTTATGGGGATACTATCATTCAGACAGGTGAATGTGGCACTCTCAAGATCGGTTCTGATACACACATTCAGCCCCGCTGTCAGTTTTCTGCCTACAGAGCAGCGATTCAAATTGGTCGTGGCGTTCAAATTGCTCCTAACTGTGCTTTTTACCCGTACGATCACGGTATTGACCCAGGAGAACTTATTAGCAAGCAACCGCTGCAAACTAAAGGGGGTATTGTTGTCGAAGATGATGCCTGGTTAGGTTTCGGTGTCATTGTTTTAGATGGCGTCCGTATTGGTAAAGGTGCTGTCGTTGGTGCAGGTGCGGTTGTGAATCGAGATATTCCCGATGGCGCGATCGCTGTAGGTGTACCTGCTCGTGTTGTTGGTATGCGCAGCAACGGTTAG